The following are encoded in a window of Megachile rotundata isolate GNS110a chromosome 2, iyMegRotu1, whole genome shotgun sequence genomic DNA:
- the Mid1 gene encoding calcium-permeable channel component Mid1: MRFDPAGFTGPSTSHERTNGNEDRSSSILRIRFGRSDPSVARIRSFHLRDQVDVLASSFLFVLRTCNILGQRASDREKKPRCRRPRDRRESNGVNGGTVTDRRRLASLVRRRSAEHQNGPEFRNATAFRVFYCSVYRSEACARIRTLAIILERRKRRVSRFRRCNGHDADRGNGDDDDDDDDADGGGGSSDSDDDEDNDDEDDEENDAGLVERVSWTSPRESRSRPSRDRIDHETRTRTRTRTRTRKRTRRKSDHRQSVDPSPIPIANVPSVDAFAYTAHTDEDEDGCRRDIDASSVRERDGKLRRSSTARRGEVRDQKHERGYERLRVANGNGRSGNDYTARFQEPITNGNCNTEKQLATSGSTRLSNSCGRKYGLLFVMYLLAWPLVCSTTPSGQFASGFAHGPSLGPAENLLQRNATQISSLFSSGVAYQQRQQEQQRQQQQQQQQQQQQQQQQQQQQQQQQQKQRHRQPEEQLVRDAEYGREGNGHRRRWYEDQRKEEEREEREMDESSSYQGHQAALESETIHPYNEYSWEVNQINPWLSACDLAGPAPADLQGSCGPPEVPKNCPIACVTGSKPTEREKEFLEVIERNSWSRRTKPNDPGSVEENGNDTKKNKKRKKKKISAEGVRMAPEQCLFYLEESHKRDICRDDFGRTSTRSFLTPRENRYWFMSGLRLRHCCEHAVVNALAPGKGGPLENVLNGGQKCADALDKLLLVDALAARLHCEFEEVLARYDCAQPYSVIFNCTHCKEAYRKWVCSSLVPYFAHGGPQDLDSSDSWVGSRLRPCRSFCQSVEQRCPYLLPGDRAPAYPTQYAGEPTFLCRDPNIPETGEQAARALHSSEENECCFHACSEEYPGSGICANCTDREPRKRGRSHDPPTAPYCEINPIQPAFTGVQIEEEDESSSSARDTAAPGTATNPVQQQGTSLCGSGGVGSMTSVSSSDRSTISLLPQLFWLCSILTSSLGNVRTIPVVWFTRIIARSRRASSLADDRWFAKISSRPVDLVAWLHETSLRHVTEWMLEKWVTVERRCRGCWWYRWCRCWCWCWCWCWCWSWRRRRRWRGISSSGRVRWKFRPRLPRGKGRFRRPVTILATSNETVSLSRPNPRRRCRRRRRGPRHRLCRRSRRRGDSSTRVDARRTRDSGSFAVKCRWRRWNWWWWWLYRWWRSRTTAGYATKRAAGRNERDGRNVRSGRRRKNGRLRRRKTAGSFDVFGNDVWHCSATRRYFRLSSRKDPP; encoded by the exons ATGCGGTTCGATCCGGCCGGATTCACGGGACCATCTACGTCGCACGAGCGAACCAACGGGAACGAGGATCGCTCGTCCTCGATTTTACGTATCCGCTTTGGTCGCAGCGATCCTTCCGTCGCGCGGATCCGTTCGTTTCACCTTCGAGACCAGGTCGACGTTCTGGCGAGCAGTTTCCTATTCGTCCTGCGAACTTGCAACATTCTCGGACAACGAGCGTCCGATCGAGAGAAGAAGCCACGTTGTCGTCGGCCCCGCGATCGTCGCGAATCCAACGGCGTTAACGGTGGAACCGTTACCGATCGTCGTCGACTCGCGTCGCTCGTTCGGCGTCGTTCCGCCGAGCATCAAAATGGGCCCGAATTCAGAAACGCCACTGCCTTTCGCGTATTTTACTGTTCAGTTTACCGCAGTGAGGCGTGCGCGCGCATTCGCACCCTCGCGATTATTTTGGAACGGAGAAAGCGTCGGGTGTCGCGATTTCGTCGCTGCAACGGTCACGATGCGGACCGAGGGAACggtgacgacgacgacgacgacgacgacgccgACGGCGGCGGCGGCAGCAGCGACAGCGACGACGACGAGGACaacgacgacgaggacgacgaGGAGAACGACGCCGGCCTCGTCGAGCGCGTTTCGTGGACGTCGCCTAGAGAATCGAGGTCACGGCCGTCTCGCGACCGAATCGACCACGAGACGAGAACGAGAACGAGAACAAGAACGAGAACGAGAAAGAGAACGAGACGAAAGAGCGATCACCGGCAATCCGTCGATCCCTCACCGATACCCATCGCGAACGTTCCTTCCGTCGACGCGTTCGCTTACACTGCCCACACCGACGAGGACGAGGACGGATGCCGTCGCGACATCGATGCGTCGTCTGTTCGCGAGCGAGACGGAAAGCTTCGAAGGAGCAGCACGGCTCGTCGAGGAGAGGTTCGCGACCAGAAGCACGAACGCGGATACGAACGGTTACGCGTCGCGAACGGAAACGGAAGAAGCGGAAACGATTACACTGCCCGGTTCCAGGAGCCGATTACCAACGGAAACTGCAACACCGAGAAACAGTTGGCGACCAGCGGATCGACGAGACTGTCCAATTCCTGCGGTCGAAAGTACGGCTTGTTGTTCGTCATGTATTTGCTCGCTTGGCCGCTTGTCTGTTCGACGACTCCTTCCGGACAATTTGCTTCCGGTTTCGCCCACGGTCCATCCCTCGGTCCCGCCGAGAATCTTTTGCAGCGCAACGCCACGCAAATTTCATCGTTGTTTTCGTCGGGTGTCGCGTACCAACAACGGCAACAGGAACAGCAAcggcagcagcaacaacagcaacaacaacagcagcagcagcaacagcaacaacaacagcagcaacaacagcagcagcagaaACAACGTCACCGTCAGCCGGAAGAGCAATTGGTTCGAGACGCGGAGTACGGTAGAGAGGGTAACGGGCATCGTCGTCGCTGGTACGAGGATCAGCGAAAGGAAGAGGAACGAGAAGAACGCGAAATGGACGAGTCGTCGTCGTATCAAGGTCACCAGGCGGCTCTCGAATCCGAAACGATACATCCTTACAACGAATACAGCTGGGAGGTGAACCAGATAAATCCTTGGCTGTCGGCCTGCGATCTGGCGGGCCCAGCGCCGGCCGATCTTCAAGGTAGTTGCGGTCCACCGGAAGTCCCGAAGAACTGCCCGATCGCCTGCGTAACCGGCTCGAAACCGACCGAACGGGAGAAGGAGTTTCTCGAGGTGATCGAGAGGAATTCCTGGTCGAGGCGAACCAAGCCGAACGATCCCGGATCCGTGGAGGAGAACGGCAACGATACGAAGAAGaacaagaagaggaagaagaagaagatttcCGCGGAAGGCGTACGGATGGCTCCGGAACAGTGCCTTTTTTATCTCGAGGAATCGCATAAGCGGGACATCTGTCGAGATGATTTTGGCCGGACCAGTACGCGAAGTTTTTTAACCCCGAGGGAGAATCGATATTGGTTCATGAGCGGGTTGCGTCTGCGGCACTGCTGCGAGCACGCGGTGGTCAACGCCCTGGCGCCCGGCAAGGGCGGTCCGCTCGAGAACGTGCTAAACGGTGGCCAGAAGTGCGCCGATGCCCTGGACAAGCTGTTGCTCGTCGATGCGTTAGCCGCGAGATTGCATTGTGAATTCGAGGAAGTGCTGGCGCGATACGACTGTGCTCAGCCCTATTCGGTCATCTTCAACTGCACCCATTGTAAG GAAGCGTATAGAAAATGGGTATGCAGCTCCCTGGTGCCTTACTTTGCTCATGGGGGACCGCAGGACTTGGACAGTTCGGACAGCTGGGTCGGAAGCAGGCTAAGGCCCTGTCGGTCCTTTTGCCAATCCGTGGAGCAACGTTGCCCTTACTTACTTCCGGGTGACCGTGCCCCCGCTTACCCCACGCAGTACGCTGGCGAACCTACTTTCCTTTGCAGAG ATCCAAACATCCCCGAGACCGGAGAACAAGCTGCGAGGGCGTTGCATAGCAGCGAAGAGAACGAGTGTTGCTTTCACGCGTGCTCCGAGGAGTATCCGGGATCGGGTATCTGCGCGAATTGTACCGACCGAGAACCACGGAAACGCGGGAGAAGCCACGATCCTCCGACAGCGCCCTACTGCGAGATTAATCCTATTCAACCAGCTTTCACAG GTGTACAAATCGAAGAAGAGGACGAATCGTCCTCGTCGGCGAGGGACACGGCGGCGCCTGGGACGGCGACGAATCCGGTGCAACAACAGGGGACCTCGTTGTGCGGAAGCGGCGGTGTCGGTTCGATGACGAGCGTCTCGTCCTCCGATCGATCAACGATCAGCCTTCTCCCGCAACTGTTTTGGTTATGCTCGATCTTGACCAGCAGCCTCGGTAACGTTCGAACGATCCCCGTGGTATGGTTCACTCGGATTATCGCGCGTTCGAGACGCGCGTCGTCGCTGGCGGACGATCGGTGGTTCGCAAAGATCAGCAGCCGACCGGTAGACCTTGTCGCTTGGCTGCACGAAACGAGCCTGCGTCACGTAACCGAGTGGATGCTCGAAAAGTGGGTGACGGTCGAACGTCGGTGCCGAGGTTGTTGGTGGTATCGGTGGTGTCGGTGTTGGTGCTGGTGCTGGTGCTGGTGTTGGTGCTGGAGTTGGAGGCGAAGGCGGAGGTGGCGCGGAATATCGTCGAGCGGTCGCGTTCGATGGAAATTCCGACCGCGGTTACCGCGCGGGAAAGGCCGTTTCCGTCGACCCGTAACTATCCTCGCCACGTCGAACGAAACCGTCTCCCTTTCTCGTCCAAATCCACGTCGccgttgtcgtcgtcgtcggcgCGGTCCTCGCCATCGTCTTTGTCGGCGTAGCCGTCGACGCGGTGACTCGTCGACGCGAGTAGACGCTCGTCGGACACGGGATTCCGGCTCGTTCGCCGTCAAGTGTCGCTGGCGGCGATGGaattggtggtggtggtggttgtaTCGATGGTGGAGATCGCGGACCACGGCGGGGTACGCGACGAAACGCGCAGCCGGAAGAAACGAACGGGACGGCAGGAACGTGAGAAGCGGAAGGAGAAGGAAAAACGGCCGGTTAAGGAGGAGAAAAACCGCAGGAAGTTTCGACGTTTTCGGCAACGACGTATGGCATTGCTCGGCCACGCGGCGATACTTTCGATTGTCCTCGAGAAAGGATCCGCCATAG